The genomic segment TTTCATTAGAAGTAATCAGAGGATACGTATGTGGAATAGGACTGTGGGAGTCTCTTCTAAGAAACTGCTTGAACCACTTGACTGATTTTTTAGGATATCgtttcaaatcatttttgtaATCAACGTAGTAGAGGCCGAACCTCACAGCATAACCACTTCCCCATTCGAAATTGTCCATCAAAGACCAAGCAAAAAATCCCTTAACATCAACACCATGCTCactgcaataaataaatattgaatccCAGTAAGATGGATCTGGTaacttaataatataattgttgCTATGgattaaaaaactcattatcAATGATCATTTGTTAATAAATGCTCAAAATTAACTCACTTGATGGATCTCAAGACATTCTTAAGGTGGtctttgtaagatttttctcTTATGGGATCATTAAGAGCTTCCTTTAGTGATGAAGCATTGTTATTTACGTCATCAACccctgaaaaaaaatcaataaaaaaaaacattaagaacatatatatatacttagTGTTAGAGAAGTACTAAGAAACTTAAATGTAGCATAATGTATGATTGTTCATTTCAACCATACCATTCTCAGTAATGTAAATTGTTGGGTTCCCGTATAGATCTTTGGTGTAATTCAAAAGCCTGCTGATGCCTTCGGGATAAATATAAAGCCATTTTACACCAGCCTGTGGACCTATTGGGATTCCATTTCTCTCTCctacaaaattaagaaataacaaagtaaattaATAACTGATAATTGATAAAACATcatctaattgaaaaaaaaagatgaataataaagaaaagatatagaTCATTGGGCTACCTGTCCAATTAGCACGAGCATCTGACATGAATCCAACACTCTGATAATTTGCTTCGATGTTTTGAGCATAATATGTTGTGTAGTAATTAATTCCAATAAAATCATACGATCCCTTCAACATCTTAGATTCCTCGGCAGTGAACTTGGGCAATCTTCCACCAACAAAGTCATGCATGTTACGTGGATAGTCACCATTAGTTAAAGGATCCATGAACCTGCCACCATGAAGAAAAACACTGATTACCTTCTGTTTATACATACATATCAGGTCTTCTCTAGCTGAATTCAGAATTCAGAAAGTACTTTTGAATtcgatatatataaaaaaatactaaccaACCAAGCATGAAGTCGAGGCTTCTTTTGGTTGCATTTTGATCATCTTCACTGTTTGAGTAAGGTTCAAACCAATAAGAAACAAGTGTTATCCCAATCTGTCCACCTTGACATGACTGATATTTTTCCTTGTATAGTTTCACTGCCGCAGCATGAGCAAGCAACAAATGATGGCTAACCGTATACAATTCAGTGGCACCATTGTTTAAGGATCGGTGGGGATCATTTACGACGACAGAAATCCTACCCGGTGCCATCTTGCCCATGTCATAACCTTGAACACTGAACATCCATGGCTCGTTCAAAGTAATCCACTTCTTCACTCGGTCTCCAAACTTTTGGAAACAAAGGTCGACAAAGTCTCGGAAATCATTTCTGGAAATCAATGTTTCATGTGAGAAAATTTATAggaatgttttgaattttagagAAGCATATGTCCACAAAGTCTCCAAAATGACAGATTAGATTATAATATTTCGAAGCTACAACAAGTTGGGATATTTGAAGAATAATTAACGAAAGGTTGCTACTTACACAATGTTAGGACTTAAGAAACCACCATATTTATCTTCTAAAGCTTGTGGAGAATCCCAGTGAAAGAGAGTAACGTAAGGCTGCAAACCTATATATTACAGAACAACATATAATCAGATGGAGCGCACAAGATAAACCTTTTGTTGTATAAGAATTTTCGCATCAATTTTTGGCAAAATAGTATGATTAATTGAAGGGAAGGGAAAGGTTGTAACCATTCTTGAGGAGGTCATCAATGAGATCGTTATAAAACTTGATGCCTTCTTCGTTTACTCCAGCACTTAACCTGCCATCTGcattttccaaaaacaaatccaaCGGAAAGCTATTGTATATCAAATGGAAATTCACTGTCAAAGTCAAATCCTGCTAGTGTCATTACTATTACTATGTCAAgaacaaattttgaaaaataaaataaaaaaacttacgtGGTAATACTCTAGACCAAGAAATGGAGAATCTGAAAGCATCCATTCccatttctttcattctttgcaCATCTTCCTGTAacattttcgattttttttaagaacaattaCACTAAATTAATCAGAATATAGTTATTTACATCATATAGAtaaccacaaccaaaatatGATGAAGAACTCCCATACTTTATAGCGATGGTAGAAATCAACAGCTACATTTCCGTTGCTATGATCATTTATTCTCTCTGCAAACGTTGAAAAGTTAATAATGGTGGTTTTCTTAGGACATTAACATAATTCTATTCAACTTTTAGCGAGGGAAGTACAGATTTTAACGTGAGAGATTGGTACCTGTATGTTCCTCAGTGAAAGTGTCCCATATAGCTGGTCCTCTaccatgtttgtttgtttcaccTTCATACTGCataccataataaaataataacgaaaaattaattaacataactagcattattttaaataatgttctGTTGTCCCCTCCTAATTACTGCACTAGAAGCAGCAGAATTTAGAGTATGTACCTGGTAAGCTGATGAGGATGTTCCGAAAACAAAATCATCTGGGAAAGAATAACGGCTGAAGTCATCAATGCTTCCCATTGCAGTCTAAGTATTGAAGCTGGCACTTAGATAAATAGGATTAGATATTATAAAGGCTTGGGCTTGGTGTGTGAAACAGAGGTTTGTTTGGGTACAAAAGAATGTAACGCAAGTTTGTAAATGAGGCAGAGATTCTGTGCTTCCTCGATAGGAGAGATGGTGAGTTACAGAGCAGTAGAATGTATGAAGATGAAGAGATTTGATGCAAGATGGCATGGATGGAACGACCATTTTATAGGCACTAGCTCCCAGCGTGTACAAGCAGCATTACTTCATAATTTCTAAGAAGtttcaaataatcaaaataagtttttgtatGGAAGAATTTCAAATAAGATGGCAGTTGAAGGTATTTGAAGTTATTTTAGGACATATCCGTGTCATGCACGACCCACTTAATGGGAATATATTTTCTTACGtactctaataaaaatatatattttttcttacatactctaataaaaattaaacaattccGTTACATGCGTGCGTTCCTCGTTTGCCATTACCACTAGCTATGGATAAAATCAAGCTGCCTCTTTAGGGCCCATAACAATAGACTCTTTGTTTTCACCCATCCACTTGGGGCTGGCTTCCTAGAATCTTTCCTTTTCATCTTTTCCACGTAGACAACAGATTAGAAAAACTTCAGACACTCGGTCtgtttatttgaagaaaaatcaatacttatcattttaaattgaaaacgtaatcattttaatgttaatataaaaactaaaaaaattatttttttatttaatatcaaaattacatcttacatataagttcataatttcaaatactaacaaaaaaaaaccaaataaaattttgatttatttagttgATATTTTTACATATCATAACATTTTTgagacaaaaataataattggttattagatttgaattaaattttaactaacaaagttaaattttgaattgattgttatattattaataaatattgtcaTCATTAATCTATATAGGTTTCCTAATTAATGGATGATCGTTCGTGGATGTATCTAAATTTACCTCAATGGTTGTCTATGAAAGATTATTATAAAAGGGTTAAGGGTGTTATTAATTTTGCACTTTcacattcaaaaaatattagtggaaACAAAATTATATGTCAATTGTGAAGTATAGAAACAAAAAGTTCCTTCAGCTAGATGTTATGACGATGCTTCtcctaaaaaaagaatcattttgGTCTAGGCCGTCACTTGCCGGCTCAAAAAACAGTGgacaaggaagaagaagaaggagaaagaggAGGAGGGGAGGGGAGGCTGACCTGGCGGTGGCGTTAGTGGTGCTGGTGGCGCCGATGGTAGAATGACGGTTATTCCAGGCAGTTGTGGGGAGAAGATAGTGGTTGCCATTGCGATTCCTTTTTCCTTCTCTATGTGCAGAGGCACAaacttcttccttttttctgtttttttcatccttgtctctcttgttttttcttctagttttttgttttaatttgttcctctcctctcctcttgtttctgttctctatttttttatcctttctgttttcctttcttttttttctctcgttttccttctttctttctttttcatctgTCTTTCATCttccccttttgttttctcatcctctcccttgtttttttctagTCCACTAAGCAACTGCTCGCAAGGCTTGTCCCCTCTATTTTTTCATTTGGTGGTAGGTCGTGGGTGCGGGTTGTGTCGAGTTTTAATTTTGGGCATctgggagggagagagagggagagagagggacgGTGCAGGGGAGAAAAAACCTTCTTTCCCTACCTGTTTTGAAAACCAAACCTAGAAGTCATGTTCAAGTTGTGAACGATGGTAGGGATGAAGTAAGTGGGGTAGAAAATGTATTTCAAATAGATGAGTTAGTTGATCTATATCAAGTTTCATCTATCAAGTAAAGGAGAATTCTCATTTTCATGTCATTGAGAATACTTATTTTCATGTTGATATTGATAAGTTATATGATATATTAAGTACTATTTGATATACTAAAAGATCAAACAATTTTAGTTCAACCAAAGAGATGATGATGAACATGAAGGTAATGAGGATTCTGATTAAACATTGGATTTGAACCCATTTTCGATGTAAAATATTGTTGTAAAATTAAGATAGTTGgatagagaaaatataaaatgaaaagatttttttacttCGATAGATTCACTAAAGgaactaataaattaaaatttattacatACATATGTCAGTGAGGATAATAACACCAATGGATTCACTAATGTACTTAAATCCATTAGAGAATTCTTGAGAGTTTTGGAAGAAAATGATGGTATTAAATAACATCGATGAATTCATCAATGGACTGAAATCCATGAGTGTATTCCAAAGAGTATTCCAACAGACATCGATGGTTCGTTGAATAATAATacaattgttttgatttcacaaaattatttattgataataatgTTTAGCAAGTTATAATAAATCAAAGGGCACTAGGTTTGTCTGAATCTACAGCTCATATTTGGCTTTTCTAACTTCGacgtttcattttttattttatcctagcaagcttaaaattaaaattatcggTATAACGTTTTACACCTGTATAAAACgagatttcaaatttaaatttatatcatgtttatataCCTTCTCTCTAActtctaaatttaaatttacaattcaataattttatactgtatttttattagtataaaatactatttatatgaaatatcaatattcaataaaatatcttaaatcaaaagaaaattatatataaaaaatagtctttttcttgatttctactTTAGAGGAAAACTATAATATACTTGTGTGTATTTACACTGCCATGCTGAAGTAGTTTTCCGCAGATTGAGGTTATTTCTCAAAGAATCTGATCATTTTTTAAGAGGAAATGAAGCATGAGAAAAACTTATCAAATAAGGGACATAAGGGCATACCTCAACAAATATCTTCCTACTATAGAGTTACTGCAAATTTTGCTCCCAAATACTTTGGATTATTATACTAGGAACTTCCATCGaaaaattcttataaattaattttttattaaataccatcgtttttttatcatgattccCATGGAAGCCATGGTtgagtttatataaaaatctttaatcgagaattttttaaaatcaagaacaaaattgagacaaaaaattgtttggagtaaaaattgaaaccactgccaaatttttagatttatcgaTAAATTTTTTTGTCGGCATTTATACTTTTAGTCCGCCGGTACAAATTTTATTGACGGACTCACAAAAAGAAATACTTTGTTAGAAAAACTCTCGTTGGTGATTGGTAGTTTGTCAATAAGTCTGTCTGTAATAAAATTATCGATGGATTTCATGATGGTAAAAGCACGCCAAAAACAATTTATCCgttttattttgttggtattttCATCAATGAATATAACATATCATCGACAAAAAAACCGTATGTAATTTCATAGATGATCTTTTTTTTCACCATTGGTATTTCCGTTGGTTAATTTGACATTTGCAGTAATTCTTTTtgtaattccgtcggtgattaagCAATTGAAGTGACATTTGTAGTAATTCTTTTCAAACTCTTTAGAATATATCGACAGACTTAATCTGTCGGTAACACTGTccgtaataatttaaaaatatatatatttttaaaaaatctattaaatagaagtaaaaaataataaaattaaattaaattaatataaaaataaaatatttataagttcaaataaaattaatttaaactagAAATGCTTTAGAAGGAGGATGAGGCGGGTTTTCGCTGAGATCGTGGGACCATTAAAGAGAAGCATATGTACTATCCATAtgtaatttcatctttattacCATTCAGCAGAGTTCGATCGTCTCAACATTGAGTCGTGAAGAAAATAGAAGGACtctattatagaatgtataacATGCATACATACGAATAGGAAATAATTATACGTATATGAAATAATATAGGATTATTTCAATGTTGTAATCCCGACAGTTACTGTCATGTTATgccacatatatataaataggaaaGGCACGCTAAGGCACAACCCAAGTCATTCTATTATTcttaacttggtatcagagctctaaataaactaaaacaccTCCTCTCCTCTCTGCCATGGATTCCTCCTCCTAGTTGTCTGCTATCTCTTTCTCTGCAGCACCGCTGACTTTTGCTACCAGATTTTTTAcccatgtttttgataaattttcagaaaaaaaaaactaaaaatagcaaaaataatgaaaactcCAAACAATgctcataaaatttaaaagaaaagggaatacTAACATGTAAAGAAAACATTACACCATAATAAGTgttcttaaacatttcaaaagggttaattacaagataagtAAAGTACTACATGTTaagctgaacttttataaataaatcaagatttaCACAAAAGCATACTACATACACGcgttaattcccttttgtttaaattaaatatttatataagctTGACAAAGTAaagtcctaaactaatgatctccATGGATATTTGATGGACctattacataaataaacatgccattatattgataaaagaaatatatatatgctcatgtAATGTATATGCAagaagtattaattttttatcggatccataagaattctaacatacaacttatattttgcttgtaaatcttttaaacccaattaacaatcatttgtatattcttaatttgaatactcttatttacttgcatgaaCCGGGTGACCTTGTGAACCGGGTGACCTTGCAAAGTCTAATCTTGTGATTCATTTCCTAGCAATCTCCTATCACGGATGCTATtaattagccgaagctaatcttgtaattcatttctCGGCAATCCTATAACGGATGCCATTAATCGAAGCTAATCCTGTAATTCATTGCCCGGCATTCCTATCACAGATTCAGAATTTCCCAGCATttctatcacggatgccattagtcgaagctaatcttgtaattcatttcctagCAATCCTATCatagatgccattagccgaagctaatcttgtaattcctTTCCCGTCATTCCTATcacgaatgccattagccgaaggccgaagctaatcttgtaattcatttcccggcaatcctatcatggatgccattagccaaagctaatcttgtaattgatagggtgccattagccgaagctaatcttgtaattcgtTTCCCAGCATTCCTATTACAAATGTcgttagccgaagctaatcttgtaatttgtTTCCTGATAATCGTATCATGGATGCctttagccaaagctaattttgtaatttgtttcccGGCATTCCTATCACGGATTCGGATAATATTGTAATTCgtttcccggcaatcctatcacggatgccattaaccgaagctaatattgtaattcatttcccgacaatcctatcatggatgccattagccgaagctaatcttataATTGATAAGGtgtcattagctgaagctaatcttgtaattcgtTTCCTAACATTCCTATCACGGATGTCGTTAGtcaaagctaatcttgtaattcatttcccaGCAATCCTATCACGAATGCctttagccaaagctaatcttgtaattcgtTTCCCGGCATTCCTATCACGGATTCAGCTAATattgtaattcatttcccgACAATCCTATCATAGATACCATTAACCGAAGTTAATCTTGTAATTCGTTTTTGGCAATcttatcacggatgccattagtcgaagctaatcttgtaaatacgctagactttatttacattgaatacgatatttattgtaattgcattcaccagaagaattttaaattgtataagtgcaGAAATGAGGGGAAATCACGCATGTCATAACCAAAATTttgacctttttattttaattattttataaaaaaatgatgaaaaaataatgaaaaacaagtaaaaataaatgaagaatgaattaaaatttgggttaaaggcaacatgattggaagtttaaatatttaattaaacttttgactagtttaattaatccaatcaagggtttaattggagaattaataagttttaagACTTAATTGAGGTtggtattaatttaattaatgaaatcaggggcttaattgaaactCCAGGGACTGTTTTGTAAAATTCGTTGAAATGCAGGGGTCCAATTAAAGTTTATCCaagggcttgattacaaaactttcaaaacatcaaggaccaaaatgcaaaataacctcaacactgttcatcttcttcacccgaaaaaaagaaaactgctACCTTTATTCCTGCATTAAAACAGAGAGCATGGGACCGCATGGCATTCCAAGAGAGgataaaaccagaaaaaaaaacggCTGGAAGGGGGGGAGTTGGACGAAAaggggagaggaaaaaaaaaaccgtgaaCGGCAGGGggaagaaaaactgaaaaaaaaaactgggggAAAGACAAAAGAAACCACAGAACCggagaagaaagaaaccagGGAAAAACTGGGGAAAAGAAGCTGAAACCCAGACGGAAAAAACCCAGGGGGGAGAGGAGAAAATAAACTGACTTTcgttcctctgtttcttctcaagGAAACAGAggagattaaagaaaaaaaagcaacgaACAGAGGGAGGGAGATTATACAGAGGAGAGAGCAAACTTTGGCCAGCCACTGCACCTTCATCATCGTCTTCTTCCAGGCCAGTGTTAGCCGCGACGATGGTTGCAACCCCTTCCCCCCGAACAGACAGACGCAAGGGCAACCAAAGGAAACAAAGAGAGGGGGAAGACTGGGAACGAAAAAAACTGAGGGGACAGAAAAGCAGAGGAACGACACAGAGACGAGGAGCAGCCCCACCATCGTCTGTCCCTTCATCTCAGAACTGACGGTGACAGAATCTAAAACCAGGAGCAAAGGAGACGCAAACTCAGCCCATCGGACGAAAGCGCAGAGACGGGAGCCGGCGTTGACCATCGTCTTCACAATCTTCATCAACGCCTTCATCCTGCGTCCAGGTAATCTTCTCCTTCTGCTTTGCAATCTCATTTGACACTGTTGCCGTAAAATTTAATTAGCCTTCCATGCACGCTTGGTGCGTGCctttgcccagccgggtcactggcttgggccagtgaacGGGCTGGGCCAGCGtggtccagcccagcccatgtgggctgagctggggccaggccaaaaaaataaaaaaatagaaaaaaataaaaaataggagaaatagaaaaatatgtgtatgcatgaataaaaataatataaatttactgCTTAATTCActaacgccagagtcaggagtaAAATACTtgtttaagtttatattatttttattcattatatttaattttatttagcaagaaaaataaaaaaaatatatgtgcatgtataaaaaataaaattttattttattggtttatttactaatgccagagtcaggaataaaaacactgatttaattgttttttttgtttttttgttttttatttaactacataagacaataaaaaaatatgtgaacgcgtaataaaatgaatgtagcttgtttgtttattcactagcgttagagtcaagaataaaaattattaatctaaatttattttattactacGTAATAGTTACCAACgtcagagttggaattatccgtagttgaatatttaCTGACGCCAGAGTTAAGAATATTGTGGATAAATCATCAGAAcgtaaaccaataaaaatttagcaatttaagacaaaaacagcaatgcagtttgccttaggcagaacgtttaaggggtgacaatatctttccttttacgtaaccagtcccgaaccatagaatTTATGTtgatcagttagggttcctagtgaccataatactaggtggcgactcctcaaacaagatattttttttctaaaagaacaagatgccagaaataTGTTCTCTTTCCATAATAGAATATTTTTAGGGCCGCTGCGATATCGTGTGCGAAAACGTACTTGCTCTGCCTGTCTCGTGACctcccctaacagaagatccaatGCTGGTTGCTCCTCCCAGTacgaattaagattttgatcttcaaccagtttaAGATTTTCatctccctcctttcttttcttcttattcaatttcttgttaatcccttacTCACAAGTGTTTTTCCCATCTATAAACCTTTAATCTTTGatgagttcttgaaattttagtgtttctctcttgattatgcaagaatgggtataaaactccctattttctctccttatggctcctgcagatttttggtgaggagagagtatttatactctataattttccttatttgcatttaggctccatttcctttaagtgtatcattctcttcaattaaatccaaccctcaacattaCCGAGCttattataatgtctcgaattatttcgctcggaaattatattcaaaaaattctgAATTCCTGTATTGTATTCAACCATACGcatgaatttatttacttttatttctcatgtagttagttttcaatttaagcaacttttttttttttgaggtttaCACCTCAGCTTGCGACAAATTCTCCCACAGCTTCTTCAGATAGTCTGAATTTGGTGGTTGATTTCTCCTCTTATCCGCTGCAGCAGGACACCTCTTTGCCACCATCTTCTCCTGTGTCACCGCCCTTGATTAGCCACCACCCTGTGGTCCTTGGGTCACGGCAGCCAAAGATAACAAATCTGGTGGCTTCTGTTGCCGCTACAACAACTTCCACCTGGGTACTGCTCTCTCTTTCCTCTAAACCTCTTGCCTTCTCTGATGCAGATAAATATGCAGTTTGGCATGATGCTATGTGTGATGAGATCAAGGCATTATGTTCTAATCACACTTGGTCTCTAGTACCCTTTCATCCTTCGATGAATGTTGTTGGCAGCAGATGGGTGTATCGGTTCAAACGTCGTGTTGATGGCAGCATTAAGCGTTATAAAGCCCATCTAGTTGCTATGGGCTTTACCCAGCAAGCAGGCATTGATTATTCTTAAACCTTTAGCCTAGTTATTAAGCAGGCCATCATTAGATTAGTCTTCTCCATTGTGGTTTCACGTATTTGGAAGATTCATCAGCTCGACATTCATAATGCATTTCTCAATGGTGTTCTTACTAAagaggtctacatgaaacaacctccaggttttgttgaCCCTACCTTTTCATCTCATGTGTGGAGATGCACAAGTCATtgtatggtttaaaacaggcaCCGAAGGCATGGTACACTCGTCTAAGTGATTTTTTACTCTCCATTGGTTTTCTTGCCTCTAAGGTTGACACCTCCCTGTTTATCTTATCTGAAGGTACTAATATCTTTTATCTCCTGGTacatgttgatgatattctacTTAAGGGTAGCAACTCCGCTATGCTTCATCGTCTAATACAGTTACTAAGCTATAAGTTCAAGCTCCATAACTTAGGAGCTATTCATTACTTTCTGGGTTTTGAAGTTCAATCTATAAGTATGGGTTTGATGTTGCGCCAacacaaatatattcttaacATTCTCATTTAGGCTAGTATGACTTCTTGCAAACCCGTTGATACTCTAGTTTCTCATTCAAAGGTTACTATACTTCCAGATAATCCATTCTCTAATCCCACATGATTTTGTCAAATCATGGTGCTCTTCAATACCTTACCTTCACCCGACCAGATATCTGCAATGCTGTTAACAgagtctgtcagtttatgcatgctcctacatATTCTTATTGGGCCGCCGTTAAACGTATTCTATGCTATCTTAAAGGTACGACATCTTATGGTTTTCATATCACTCAAGGTTCCTCCTTTACTCtacatggttttacagatgTAGATTGGGCTGGTAGTATTGATGATCGCAAGTCTACGAGTGGCTACCTTCTCTTCTTTGGTCAGACAATGATTTCATGGAAATCTAGCAAGCAACGCATAGTTGCTCGCTCCTTCACTGAAGCTGAGTATAAAGCCTTAGCAAACGGTACTGCTGAGGTCATATggctttaatatttattaacagaTATGCAGGTTCCCTCCATCTTTGTTCCTAccatttggtgtgataatcttGGCGCCACCTATCTCTCAACGAATCCTATTTTCCATGCTCGTACTAAGCATGTTGAGGTAGATTATCACTTTGTCCGTGACAAGGTTGCGAAGAAAGAGATTCAGATTCACTTTATTCCCTCTTAGGATCAGCTTGCAGATGTCTTCACcaagccgctttttgttgtgtcCTTTACTGCTTTTCGTTACAAGCTTCGGGTCGATCCTTCACACTCAgcttgagggggcatattatagaatgtataacatgtatatatatgaatagaaaataattatatgtatagaaaataattatatgtataGAAAATAATGTAGAATTATTTCAATGTTATAATTCCTACAGGTACAGTCATGTTCTGCCCCCCTACCCACACCTacacatatataaatagaaaaggttgACTAAGGTATAATCTAAatcattatattattcttaACTAACTCAAAGATTATTAGTATCCCTACCATGTATATAGATAATTGACTAAGGTCATAttgctttaatatttattaacagaTATGCAGGTTCTCTCCGTCTCTGTTCTTACCATTTGGTGTGATAACCTTGGCGCTACCTATCTCTCAACGAATCCTATTTTCCATGCTCGTACTAAGCATGTTGAGGTAGATTATCACTTTGTCCACGACTAGGTTGCGAAGAAAGAAATTCAGATTCACTTTATTCCCTCTTAAGATCAGTTTACAGATGTCTTCGCCAAGCAGCTTTCTGCTGTGTCATTTACTGCTTTTCGTTACAAGCTTCGGGTCGATCCTTCACATTCAgcttgagggggcatattatagaatgtataacatgtatatatatgaatagaaaataattatatgtatagaaaataatgtaaaattattttaatattgtaattcCTGCA from the Populus nigra chromosome 1, ddPopNigr1.1, whole genome shotgun sequence genome contains:
- the LOC133703113 gene encoding beta-glucosidase 12-like encodes the protein MGSIDDFSRYSFPDDFVFGTSSSAYQYEGETNKHGRGPAIWDTFTEEHTERINDHSNGNVAVDFYHRYKEDVQRMKEMGMDAFRFSISWSRVLPHGRLSAGVNEEGIKFYNDLIDDLLKNGLQPYVTLFHWDSPQALEDKYGGFLSPNIVNDFRDFVDLCFQKFGDRVKKWITLNEPWMFSVQGYDMGKMAPGRISVVVNDPHRSLNNGATELYTVSHHLLLAHAAAVKLYKEKYQSCQGGQIGITLVSYWFEPYSNSEDDQNATKRSLDFMLGWFMDPLTNGDYPRNMHDFVGGRLPKFTAEESKMLKGSYDFIGINYYTTYYAQNIEANYQSVGFMSDARANWTGERNGIPIGPQAGVKWLYIYPEGISRLLNYTKDLYGNPTIYITENGVDDVNNNASSLKEALNDPIREKSYKDHLKNVLRSINEHGVDVKGFFAWSLMDNFEWGSGYAVRFGLYYVDYKNDLKRYPKKSVKWFKQFLRRDSHSPIPHTYPLITSNETSKIEDSLVRDAKRPRNA